One window of Dromaius novaehollandiae isolate bDroNov1 chromosome 20, bDroNov1.hap1, whole genome shotgun sequence genomic DNA carries:
- the UBAC1 gene encoding ubiquitin-associated domain-containing protein 1 isoform X1 gives MFVQEEKIFAGKVLRLHVCTVDGAEWLEEVSEDTTVEKLKERCLKHCVPGSLEDPKTVTHHKLIHATSEKVLTDTKTVLEENIQDRVPSCDLSASTLGFDVRKLIRWQKGKRKETFSPGKKHNVLLLIKKRAPPPLPKMADVSAEEKRKQEQKAPDKDAILKATANLPSRNVDRTVAHHNMRDFPFLQFQTELRKILVSLIEVAQKLLALNPDAVELFKKANAMLDEDEEDRVDEIALRQLTEMGFPESRAVKALRLNHMSVTQAMEWLIEHADDPTVDAPLPGQAPSEATAEAGASSAEATAGPSSEAGGEEAKDELTEIFKKIRRKREFRPDPRAVIALMEMGFDEKEVVDALRVNNNQQNAACEWLLGDRKPSPEDLDKGIDTNSPLFQAILENPVVQLGLTNPKTLLAFEDMLENPLNSTQWMNDPETGPVMLQISRIFQTLNRT, from the exons atGTTCGTGCAGGAGGAGAAGATCTTCGCGGGGAAGGTGCTGAGGCTGCACGTGTGCACCGTGGATGGCGCCGAGTGGCTGGAGGAGGTCTCGGAGGACACCACGGTGGAGAAGCTCAAGGAGCGCTGCCTCAAGCAC TGTGTGCCTGGCAGCCTGGAGGATCCGAAAACAGTGACACATCATAAGTTGATACATGCTACTTCTGAGAAGGTGCTGACAGACACAAAAACAGTGTTAGAAGAGAACATTCAAGACAGAG TTCCAAGCTGTGACCTCTCAGCGTCTACTCTCGGCTTTGACGTGAGGAAGCTAATAAGATGgcaaaaagggaagaggaaagagactttttctccaggaaaaaaacaca ATGTCTTGCTCTTAATAAAGAAGCGTGCGCCACCTCCACTCCCCAAAATGGCAGATGTGTCAGCAGAGGAAAAA AGGAAACAGGAGCAGAAAGCTCCTGATAAAGATGCTATTCTCAAAGCAACTGCAAATCTTCCTTCTCGCAATGTAGATCGCACTGTGGCCCATCACAACATGAGGGAT TTTCCTTTCTTGCAGTTCCAGACAGAGCTCCGGAAGATCTTAGTTTCTCTCATAGAAGTTGCACAGAAATTGCTAGCGCTGAACCCAGATGCAGTTGAGCTATTTAAGAAGGCAAATG ccATGCTGGATGAAGATGAGGAAGACAGAGTGGATGAGATAGCTCTGCGACAGCTTACAGAAATGGGGTTTccagagagcagagctgtcaaAGCCCTTCGGTTAAATCA tatGTCAGTGACACAGGCCATGGAGTGGTTGATAGAACATGCAGATGACCCTACAGTGGATGCTCCGCTTCCTGGTCAGGCTCCATCAGAAGCCACAGCTGAAGCTGGTGCGTCCTCTGCTGAAGCGACTGCAGGTCCTAGTTCGGAAGCTGGTGGGGAAGAGGCCAAAGATGAGCTGACAGAAATATTCAAGAAGATCCGGAGGAAAAGAGAGTTTCGTCCAGACCCACGA GCTGTCATTGCCCTGATGGAGATGGGATTTGATGAAAAAGAAGTGGTAGATGCACTGAGAGTAAACAACAACCAGCAAAATGCAGCT TGTGAATGGCTGCTGGGAGACAGAAAGCCTTCTCCAGAGGACTTAGATAAGGGAATTGACACCAATAGCCCTCTCTTCCAAGCCATCTTAGAAAACCCCGTGGTACAGTTAGGGCTAACAAACCCTAAAACTCTACTAG CCTTCGAGGATATGCTTGAAAACCCCTTGAACAGCACTCAGTGGATGAATGATCCAGAAACTGGGCCCGTCATGCTACAGATCTCTCGAATCTTCCAGACACTGAACCGCACGTAG
- the UBAC1 gene encoding ubiquitin-associated domain-containing protein 1 isoform X5: MFVQEEKIFAGKVLRLHVCTVDGAEWLEEVSEDTTVEKLKERCLKHCVPGSLEDPKTVTHHKLIHATSEKVLTDTKTVLEENIQDRDVLLLIKKRAPPPLPKMADVSAEEKRKQEQKAPDKDAILKATANLPSRNVDRTVAHHNMRDFQTELRKILVSLIEVAQKLLALNPDAVELFKKANAMLDEDEEDRVDEIALRQLTEMGFPESRAVKALRLNHMSVTQAMEWLIEHADDPTVDAPLPGQAPSEATAEAGASSAEATAGPSSEAGGEEAKDELTEIFKKIRRKREFRPDPRAVIALMEMGFDEKEVVDALRVNNNQQNAACEWLLGDRKPSPEDLDKGIDTNSPLFQAILENPVVQLGLTNPKTLLAFEDMLENPLNSTQWMNDPETGPVMLQISRIFQTLNRT; this comes from the exons atGTTCGTGCAGGAGGAGAAGATCTTCGCGGGGAAGGTGCTGAGGCTGCACGTGTGCACCGTGGATGGCGCCGAGTGGCTGGAGGAGGTCTCGGAGGACACCACGGTGGAGAAGCTCAAGGAGCGCTGCCTCAAGCAC TGTGTGCCTGGCAGCCTGGAGGATCCGAAAACAGTGACACATCATAAGTTGATACATGCTACTTCTGAGAAGGTGCTGACAGACACAAAAACAGTGTTAGAAGAGAACATTCAAGACAGAG ATGTCTTGCTCTTAATAAAGAAGCGTGCGCCACCTCCACTCCCCAAAATGGCAGATGTGTCAGCAGAGGAAAAA AGGAAACAGGAGCAGAAAGCTCCTGATAAAGATGCTATTCTCAAAGCAACTGCAAATCTTCCTTCTCGCAATGTAGATCGCACTGTGGCCCATCACAACATGAGGGAT TTCCAGACAGAGCTCCGGAAGATCTTAGTTTCTCTCATAGAAGTTGCACAGAAATTGCTAGCGCTGAACCCAGATGCAGTTGAGCTATTTAAGAAGGCAAATG ccATGCTGGATGAAGATGAGGAAGACAGAGTGGATGAGATAGCTCTGCGACAGCTTACAGAAATGGGGTTTccagagagcagagctgtcaaAGCCCTTCGGTTAAATCA tatGTCAGTGACACAGGCCATGGAGTGGTTGATAGAACATGCAGATGACCCTACAGTGGATGCTCCGCTTCCTGGTCAGGCTCCATCAGAAGCCACAGCTGAAGCTGGTGCGTCCTCTGCTGAAGCGACTGCAGGTCCTAGTTCGGAAGCTGGTGGGGAAGAGGCCAAAGATGAGCTGACAGAAATATTCAAGAAGATCCGGAGGAAAAGAGAGTTTCGTCCAGACCCACGA GCTGTCATTGCCCTGATGGAGATGGGATTTGATGAAAAAGAAGTGGTAGATGCACTGAGAGTAAACAACAACCAGCAAAATGCAGCT TGTGAATGGCTGCTGGGAGACAGAAAGCCTTCTCCAGAGGACTTAGATAAGGGAATTGACACCAATAGCCCTCTCTTCCAAGCCATCTTAGAAAACCCCGTGGTACAGTTAGGGCTAACAAACCCTAAAACTCTACTAG CCTTCGAGGATATGCTTGAAAACCCCTTGAACAGCACTCAGTGGATGAATGATCCAGAAACTGGGCCCGTCATGCTACAGATCTCTCGAATCTTCCAGACACTGAACCGCACGTAG
- the UBAC1 gene encoding ubiquitin-associated domain-containing protein 1 isoform X3, which translates to MFVQEEKIFAGKVLRLHVCTVDGAEWLEEVSEDTTVEKLKERCLKHCVPGSLEDPKTVTHHKLIHATSEKVLTDTKTVLEENIQDRASTLGFDVRKLIRWQKGKRKETFSPGKKHNVLLLIKKRAPPPLPKMADVSAEEKRKQEQKAPDKDAILKATANLPSRNVDRTVAHHNMRDFPFLQFQTELRKILVSLIEVAQKLLALNPDAVELFKKANAMLDEDEEDRVDEIALRQLTEMGFPESRAVKALRLNHMSVTQAMEWLIEHADDPTVDAPLPGQAPSEATAEAGASSAEATAGPSSEAGGEEAKDELTEIFKKIRRKREFRPDPRAVIALMEMGFDEKEVVDALRVNNNQQNAACEWLLGDRKPSPEDLDKGIDTNSPLFQAILENPVVQLGLTNPKTLLAFEDMLENPLNSTQWMNDPETGPVMLQISRIFQTLNRT; encoded by the exons atGTTCGTGCAGGAGGAGAAGATCTTCGCGGGGAAGGTGCTGAGGCTGCACGTGTGCACCGTGGATGGCGCCGAGTGGCTGGAGGAGGTCTCGGAGGACACCACGGTGGAGAAGCTCAAGGAGCGCTGCCTCAAGCAC TGTGTGCCTGGCAGCCTGGAGGATCCGAAAACAGTGACACATCATAAGTTGATACATGCTACTTCTGAGAAGGTGCTGACAGACACAAAAACAGTGTTAGAAGAGAACATTCAAGACAGAG CGTCTACTCTCGGCTTTGACGTGAGGAAGCTAATAAGATGgcaaaaagggaagaggaaagagactttttctccaggaaaaaaacaca ATGTCTTGCTCTTAATAAAGAAGCGTGCGCCACCTCCACTCCCCAAAATGGCAGATGTGTCAGCAGAGGAAAAA AGGAAACAGGAGCAGAAAGCTCCTGATAAAGATGCTATTCTCAAAGCAACTGCAAATCTTCCTTCTCGCAATGTAGATCGCACTGTGGCCCATCACAACATGAGGGAT TTTCCTTTCTTGCAGTTCCAGACAGAGCTCCGGAAGATCTTAGTTTCTCTCATAGAAGTTGCACAGAAATTGCTAGCGCTGAACCCAGATGCAGTTGAGCTATTTAAGAAGGCAAATG ccATGCTGGATGAAGATGAGGAAGACAGAGTGGATGAGATAGCTCTGCGACAGCTTACAGAAATGGGGTTTccagagagcagagctgtcaaAGCCCTTCGGTTAAATCA tatGTCAGTGACACAGGCCATGGAGTGGTTGATAGAACATGCAGATGACCCTACAGTGGATGCTCCGCTTCCTGGTCAGGCTCCATCAGAAGCCACAGCTGAAGCTGGTGCGTCCTCTGCTGAAGCGACTGCAGGTCCTAGTTCGGAAGCTGGTGGGGAAGAGGCCAAAGATGAGCTGACAGAAATATTCAAGAAGATCCGGAGGAAAAGAGAGTTTCGTCCAGACCCACGA GCTGTCATTGCCCTGATGGAGATGGGATTTGATGAAAAAGAAGTGGTAGATGCACTGAGAGTAAACAACAACCAGCAAAATGCAGCT TGTGAATGGCTGCTGGGAGACAGAAAGCCTTCTCCAGAGGACTTAGATAAGGGAATTGACACCAATAGCCCTCTCTTCCAAGCCATCTTAGAAAACCCCGTGGTACAGTTAGGGCTAACAAACCCTAAAACTCTACTAG CCTTCGAGGATATGCTTGAAAACCCCTTGAACAGCACTCAGTGGATGAATGATCCAGAAACTGGGCCCGTCATGCTACAGATCTCTCGAATCTTCCAGACACTGAACCGCACGTAG
- the UBAC1 gene encoding ubiquitin-associated domain-containing protein 1 isoform X4 — protein sequence MFVQEEKIFAGKVLRLHVCTVDGAEWLEEVSEDTTVEKLKERCLKHCVPGSLEDPKTVTHHKLIHATSEKVLTDTKTVLEENIQDRDVLLLIKKRAPPPLPKMADVSAEEKRKQEQKAPDKDAILKATANLPSRNVDRTVAHHNMRDFPFLQFQTELRKILVSLIEVAQKLLALNPDAVELFKKANAMLDEDEEDRVDEIALRQLTEMGFPESRAVKALRLNHMSVTQAMEWLIEHADDPTVDAPLPGQAPSEATAEAGASSAEATAGPSSEAGGEEAKDELTEIFKKIRRKREFRPDPRAVIALMEMGFDEKEVVDALRVNNNQQNAACEWLLGDRKPSPEDLDKGIDTNSPLFQAILENPVVQLGLTNPKTLLAFEDMLENPLNSTQWMNDPETGPVMLQISRIFQTLNRT from the exons atGTTCGTGCAGGAGGAGAAGATCTTCGCGGGGAAGGTGCTGAGGCTGCACGTGTGCACCGTGGATGGCGCCGAGTGGCTGGAGGAGGTCTCGGAGGACACCACGGTGGAGAAGCTCAAGGAGCGCTGCCTCAAGCAC TGTGTGCCTGGCAGCCTGGAGGATCCGAAAACAGTGACACATCATAAGTTGATACATGCTACTTCTGAGAAGGTGCTGACAGACACAAAAACAGTGTTAGAAGAGAACATTCAAGACAGAG ATGTCTTGCTCTTAATAAAGAAGCGTGCGCCACCTCCACTCCCCAAAATGGCAGATGTGTCAGCAGAGGAAAAA AGGAAACAGGAGCAGAAAGCTCCTGATAAAGATGCTATTCTCAAAGCAACTGCAAATCTTCCTTCTCGCAATGTAGATCGCACTGTGGCCCATCACAACATGAGGGAT TTTCCTTTCTTGCAGTTCCAGACAGAGCTCCGGAAGATCTTAGTTTCTCTCATAGAAGTTGCACAGAAATTGCTAGCGCTGAACCCAGATGCAGTTGAGCTATTTAAGAAGGCAAATG ccATGCTGGATGAAGATGAGGAAGACAGAGTGGATGAGATAGCTCTGCGACAGCTTACAGAAATGGGGTTTccagagagcagagctgtcaaAGCCCTTCGGTTAAATCA tatGTCAGTGACACAGGCCATGGAGTGGTTGATAGAACATGCAGATGACCCTACAGTGGATGCTCCGCTTCCTGGTCAGGCTCCATCAGAAGCCACAGCTGAAGCTGGTGCGTCCTCTGCTGAAGCGACTGCAGGTCCTAGTTCGGAAGCTGGTGGGGAAGAGGCCAAAGATGAGCTGACAGAAATATTCAAGAAGATCCGGAGGAAAAGAGAGTTTCGTCCAGACCCACGA GCTGTCATTGCCCTGATGGAGATGGGATTTGATGAAAAAGAAGTGGTAGATGCACTGAGAGTAAACAACAACCAGCAAAATGCAGCT TGTGAATGGCTGCTGGGAGACAGAAAGCCTTCTCCAGAGGACTTAGATAAGGGAATTGACACCAATAGCCCTCTCTTCCAAGCCATCTTAGAAAACCCCGTGGTACAGTTAGGGCTAACAAACCCTAAAACTCTACTAG CCTTCGAGGATATGCTTGAAAACCCCTTGAACAGCACTCAGTGGATGAATGATCCAGAAACTGGGCCCGTCATGCTACAGATCTCTCGAATCTTCCAGACACTGAACCGCACGTAG
- the UBAC1 gene encoding ubiquitin-associated domain-containing protein 1 isoform X2 gives MFVQEEKIFAGKVLRLHVCTVDGAEWLEEVSEDTTVEKLKERCLKHCVPGSLEDPKTVTHHKLIHATSEKVLTDTKTVLEENIQDRVPSCDLSASTLGFDVRKLIRWQKGKRKETFSPGKKHNVLLLIKKRAPPPLPKMADVSAEEKRKQEQKAPDKDAILKATANLPSRNVDRTVAHHNMRDFQTELRKILVSLIEVAQKLLALNPDAVELFKKANAMLDEDEEDRVDEIALRQLTEMGFPESRAVKALRLNHMSVTQAMEWLIEHADDPTVDAPLPGQAPSEATAEAGASSAEATAGPSSEAGGEEAKDELTEIFKKIRRKREFRPDPRAVIALMEMGFDEKEVVDALRVNNNQQNAACEWLLGDRKPSPEDLDKGIDTNSPLFQAILENPVVQLGLTNPKTLLAFEDMLENPLNSTQWMNDPETGPVMLQISRIFQTLNRT, from the exons atGTTCGTGCAGGAGGAGAAGATCTTCGCGGGGAAGGTGCTGAGGCTGCACGTGTGCACCGTGGATGGCGCCGAGTGGCTGGAGGAGGTCTCGGAGGACACCACGGTGGAGAAGCTCAAGGAGCGCTGCCTCAAGCAC TGTGTGCCTGGCAGCCTGGAGGATCCGAAAACAGTGACACATCATAAGTTGATACATGCTACTTCTGAGAAGGTGCTGACAGACACAAAAACAGTGTTAGAAGAGAACATTCAAGACAGAG TTCCAAGCTGTGACCTCTCAGCGTCTACTCTCGGCTTTGACGTGAGGAAGCTAATAAGATGgcaaaaagggaagaggaaagagactttttctccaggaaaaaaacaca ATGTCTTGCTCTTAATAAAGAAGCGTGCGCCACCTCCACTCCCCAAAATGGCAGATGTGTCAGCAGAGGAAAAA AGGAAACAGGAGCAGAAAGCTCCTGATAAAGATGCTATTCTCAAAGCAACTGCAAATCTTCCTTCTCGCAATGTAGATCGCACTGTGGCCCATCACAACATGAGGGAT TTCCAGACAGAGCTCCGGAAGATCTTAGTTTCTCTCATAGAAGTTGCACAGAAATTGCTAGCGCTGAACCCAGATGCAGTTGAGCTATTTAAGAAGGCAAATG ccATGCTGGATGAAGATGAGGAAGACAGAGTGGATGAGATAGCTCTGCGACAGCTTACAGAAATGGGGTTTccagagagcagagctgtcaaAGCCCTTCGGTTAAATCA tatGTCAGTGACACAGGCCATGGAGTGGTTGATAGAACATGCAGATGACCCTACAGTGGATGCTCCGCTTCCTGGTCAGGCTCCATCAGAAGCCACAGCTGAAGCTGGTGCGTCCTCTGCTGAAGCGACTGCAGGTCCTAGTTCGGAAGCTGGTGGGGAAGAGGCCAAAGATGAGCTGACAGAAATATTCAAGAAGATCCGGAGGAAAAGAGAGTTTCGTCCAGACCCACGA GCTGTCATTGCCCTGATGGAGATGGGATTTGATGAAAAAGAAGTGGTAGATGCACTGAGAGTAAACAACAACCAGCAAAATGCAGCT TGTGAATGGCTGCTGGGAGACAGAAAGCCTTCTCCAGAGGACTTAGATAAGGGAATTGACACCAATAGCCCTCTCTTCCAAGCCATCTTAGAAAACCCCGTGGTACAGTTAGGGCTAACAAACCCTAAAACTCTACTAG CCTTCGAGGATATGCTTGAAAACCCCTTGAACAGCACTCAGTGGATGAATGATCCAGAAACTGGGCCCGTCATGCTACAGATCTCTCGAATCTTCCAGACACTGAACCGCACGTAG